One Myxococcus stipitatus DNA segment encodes these proteins:
- a CDS encoding dihydrofolate reductase family protein, with translation MSRLRVNAFSISIDGYGAGPEQSLERPLGTGGEALHEWIVGTRTFQRLQGGAAGGPTGPEAGGDDPDDLFAARSFENVGAWILGRNMFGPVRGPWTDDDWKGWWGSNPPYHVPVFVLTHHARPSLAMEGGTTFHFVTDGIHAALKRAKEAAQGRDVRLGGGAATLRQYLSAGLIDELHLAIAPVLLGRGEHLFAGIDLRSLGYQCTEHIATRKATHVILTRVPGASSAR, from the coding sequence ATGTCGAGGCTTCGGGTCAACGCATTCTCAATCTCCATCGACGGTTACGGCGCGGGCCCGGAGCAGTCCCTGGAGCGTCCCCTCGGAACGGGAGGTGAGGCCCTGCATGAGTGGATCGTGGGCACGCGAACGTTCCAGCGGCTCCAGGGCGGCGCCGCGGGAGGGCCGACGGGCCCCGAGGCCGGGGGCGATGACCCCGATGACCTCTTCGCCGCGCGAAGCTTCGAGAACGTCGGTGCCTGGATTCTCGGCCGCAACATGTTCGGGCCGGTGCGCGGCCCCTGGACGGATGATGATTGGAAGGGCTGGTGGGGCTCCAACCCGCCCTACCATGTGCCCGTCTTCGTGCTCACGCACCACGCCCGGCCGTCCCTCGCGATGGAGGGTGGGACGACCTTCCACTTCGTGACCGACGGAATCCATGCCGCGCTGAAGCGCGCGAAGGAGGCGGCGCAGGGGCGGGATGTCCGACTGGGGGGCGGCGCCGCCACCCTCCGCCAATACCTCTCAGCAGGGCTCATCGACGAGCTGCACCTCGCGATCGCGCCCGTGCTGCTCGGACGGGGCGAACACCTCTTCGCCGGCATCGACCTGCGGAGCCTGGGCTATCAGTGCACGGAGCACATCGCCACGCGCAAGGCCACGCACGTCATCCTGACTCGCGTCCCAGGCGCGTCCTCCGCGCGCTGA
- a CDS encoding crotonase/enoyl-CoA hydratase family protein → MDATYKSLRIEKSDHVAELVLMGPGRGNAMGPDFWREMPQAIRALDADEAVRVILVRGEGSHFTYGLDLMGMMESLGPLLTGDNNLAHERTKLLQLIGDMQQATEGLARCRKPVIAAVHGWCIGAGMDLIAACDFRYCSRDAKFSVREVKVAIVADMGVLQRLPRIIGEGNTRELAYTGADVDAERALRMGLVNDVFASPEALLTEARATAKRIAENPPLVVQGAKQVMEYCAGKSIEDGLRYVAVWNAAFLQSLDLTEAFGAFAERRPPRFQGR, encoded by the coding sequence ATGGACGCCACGTACAAGTCGCTGCGCATCGAGAAGTCGGACCACGTCGCGGAGCTGGTCCTCATGGGGCCCGGCCGGGGCAACGCCATGGGCCCTGACTTCTGGCGGGAGATGCCCCAGGCCATCCGCGCGCTCGACGCCGACGAGGCCGTGCGCGTCATCCTCGTCCGCGGCGAGGGCAGCCACTTCACCTACGGCCTGGACCTGATGGGGATGATGGAGTCGCTGGGGCCGCTGCTCACCGGCGACAACAACCTGGCCCACGAGCGCACGAAGCTGCTCCAGCTCATCGGCGACATGCAGCAGGCGACGGAGGGGCTGGCCCGCTGTCGCAAGCCGGTCATCGCCGCGGTGCACGGCTGGTGCATCGGCGCGGGCATGGACCTCATCGCCGCGTGTGACTTCCGCTACTGCTCGCGTGACGCGAAGTTCTCCGTGCGCGAGGTGAAGGTGGCCATCGTCGCGGACATGGGCGTGCTCCAGCGCCTGCCGCGCATCATCGGCGAGGGCAACACGCGCGAGCTGGCGTACACGGGGGCCGACGTCGACGCGGAGCGCGCGCTGCGCATGGGGCTGGTCAACGACGTCTTCGCCTCGCCGGAGGCGCTGCTCACCGAGGCGCGGGCCACCGCGAAGCGCATCGCGGAGAACCCGCCGCTCGTCGTCCAGGGCGCCAAGCAGGTGATGGAGTACTGCGCGGGCAAGTCCATCGAGGATGGCCTGCGCTACGTGGCCGTGTGGAACGCCGCGTTCCTCCAGTCGTTGGATTTGACGGAGGCGTTCGGCGCCTTCGCCGAGCGCCGCCCCCCGCGCTTCCAGGGTCGCTGA
- a CDS encoding U32 family peptidase: MRRRPEILAPAGDLDSMKAALASGADAIYFGLDEGFNARARAENFSLARLPETLARVHRAGARAYLTMNTLVFEPELPVLEDILRRVAAAGVDALIVQDPAVALVARAVCPQMEVHASTQMTISSAEGTRFARGLGVTRVVVPRELSVAEIARLAAETDLELEVFIHGALCMSWSGQCLTSEAWGGRSANRGQCAQSCRLPYDLVVDGQTRDLGDVQYLLSPKDLAGVMAVPRLVDIGVHSLKIEGRQKGPQYVATAVQGYRRWVDGVAAGKADTGALRKDLADMTLSYSRGFSHGFFAGSDHQTLVEGRFPKHRGAYLGVVESVHGRDVRVVEDPAGRPWTGGLGQEDARTRPEGPQGKVSSPLESEAPVAAEVSPRPGMGVVFDDGHPEDKHEAGGPLFRVERKGQGWVLGFGNPGPDMSRVAPGQRVWVTSDPTLVKRTEELLAQDEPEGRVPLTLSVSGTEGAALAVTARARGGHEATASSAVPLSRARGGGLDAALLKDKLAALGGTPFHLAELDTAGLEPGLHLPVSELKALRRALVAELTEAVARGPVREVRETPVLDEVRAAIRARVVSPSVATEGARLLPLCRTDEQLEAVIAAGLPEVELDWMELVGLQRAVERARAAGLRVTVATVRVQKPGEEGYDARIAKLKPDAVLARHWGAMMHFLERPFAPGETRPALHGDFSLNVTNSVTALHLLGLGLDTLTFAHDLDAVQLGAMLEHLPAERFTVTVHHHISTFHTEHCVYSHTLSHGRDFRSCGRPCEKHRLSLRDHKGLEHPVVVDVGCRNTVFNAQAQSAASLVPSLLSRGVRRFRVEFVRESREESARVLGAYQELLAGRISPAEAVRRAAVHEQFGVTQGTMKVLNPTFSLQK, translated from the coding sequence ATGCGCCGTCGCCCCGAAATCCTCGCCCCCGCTGGAGACCTCGACTCGATGAAGGCCGCGCTGGCCAGTGGCGCGGACGCCATCTACTTCGGGCTCGACGAGGGCTTCAACGCGAGGGCCCGGGCGGAGAACTTCTCGCTCGCCCGCCTGCCGGAGACGCTCGCCCGCGTCCACCGCGCGGGGGCGCGGGCCTACCTGACGATGAACACGCTGGTGTTCGAGCCGGAGCTGCCGGTGCTGGAGGACATCCTGCGGCGCGTGGCGGCCGCGGGCGTGGACGCGCTCATCGTCCAGGACCCGGCGGTGGCGCTCGTCGCGCGCGCGGTGTGTCCCCAGATGGAGGTGCACGCCTCCACGCAGATGACGATTTCCAGCGCGGAGGGCACGCGCTTCGCGCGCGGGCTGGGCGTCACGCGCGTGGTGGTGCCGCGCGAGCTGTCGGTGGCGGAGATTGCCCGGCTGGCGGCGGAGACGGACCTGGAGCTGGAGGTCTTCATCCACGGCGCGTTGTGCATGTCATGGAGCGGCCAGTGCCTGACCAGCGAGGCGTGGGGTGGGCGCTCCGCGAACCGCGGCCAGTGCGCGCAGTCCTGCCGGCTGCCGTACGATTTGGTGGTGGACGGGCAGACGCGCGACCTGGGTGACGTGCAGTACCTGCTCAGCCCCAAGGACCTGGCGGGCGTCATGGCGGTGCCCAGGCTCGTCGACATCGGCGTGCACTCGCTGAAAATCGAGGGCCGGCAGAAGGGCCCGCAGTACGTGGCCACGGCGGTGCAGGGCTACCGGCGCTGGGTGGACGGCGTGGCTGCGGGCAAGGCGGACACGGGGGCGCTGCGCAAGGACCTGGCCGACATGACGCTGTCGTACAGCCGGGGCTTCTCGCACGGCTTCTTCGCGGGCTCCGACCACCAGACGCTGGTGGAGGGCCGCTTCCCCAAGCACCGGGGCGCGTACCTGGGCGTCGTGGAGTCGGTGCACGGCCGCGACGTGCGCGTGGTGGAGGACCCGGCGGGCCGGCCCTGGACGGGCGGCCTGGGCCAGGAGGACGCGCGGACGCGGCCCGAGGGGCCGCAGGGCAAGGTGTCCTCGCCGCTGGAGAGCGAGGCGCCGGTGGCGGCGGAGGTGTCGCCGCGCCCGGGCATGGGCGTGGTGTTCGACGACGGCCACCCCGAGGACAAGCACGAGGCCGGAGGCCCCCTGTTCCGCGTCGAGCGCAAGGGCCAGGGCTGGGTGCTGGGCTTCGGCAACCCCGGGCCCGACATGTCGCGCGTGGCGCCGGGCCAGCGCGTCTGGGTGACGAGCGACCCTACGCTGGTGAAGCGCACGGAGGAGCTGCTGGCGCAGGACGAGCCCGAGGGCCGCGTCCCCCTGACGCTGAGCGTGTCGGGCACGGAGGGCGCCGCGCTGGCGGTGACGGCGCGGGCGCGCGGCGGACACGAGGCCACGGCGTCGAGCGCGGTGCCGCTCTCGCGGGCGCGGGGCGGTGGCCTCGACGCGGCGCTCTTGAAGGACAAGCTCGCGGCGCTGGGCGGCACGCCGTTCCACCTGGCGGAGCTGGACACCGCGGGGCTGGAGCCGGGCCTGCACCTGCCGGTGTCCGAACTGAAGGCGCTGCGGCGGGCGCTGGTCGCGGAGTTGACGGAGGCGGTGGCCAGGGGCCCGGTGCGCGAGGTGCGCGAGACGCCGGTGCTGGACGAGGTGCGCGCGGCGATTCGAGCGCGCGTGGTGTCGCCGTCTGTGGCCACCGAGGGCGCGCGCCTGTTGCCGCTGTGCCGGACGGACGAGCAGTTGGAGGCGGTCATCGCGGCGGGCCTGCCGGAGGTGGAGCTGGACTGGATGGAGCTGGTGGGCCTCCAGCGGGCGGTGGAGCGGGCGCGCGCGGCGGGGCTCCGCGTCACCGTCGCCACCGTGCGCGTGCAGAAGCCCGGCGAGGAGGGCTACGACGCGCGCATCGCGAAGCTGAAGCCGGACGCGGTGCTCGCGCGCCACTGGGGCGCGATGATGCACTTCCTGGAGCGCCCCTTCGCCCCCGGCGAAACGCGCCCCGCGCTGCACGGCGACTTCTCCCTCAACGTCACCAACTCCGTCACCGCGCTCCACCTGCTGGGGCTGGGCCTGGACACGCTCACCTTCGCCCACGACCTGGACGCGGTGCAGCTGGGCGCCATGCTGGAGCACCTGCCCGCCGAGCGCTTCACGGTGACGGTGCACCACCACATCTCCACGTTCCACACCGAGCACTGCGTGTACTCCCACACGCTGTCACACGGGCGTGACTTCCGCAGCTGCGGGAGGCCCTGCGAGAAGCACCGGCTCTCCCTGCGGGACCACAAGGGCCTGGAGCACCCCGTCGTGGTGGACGTGGGCTGCCGCAACACGGTGTTCAACGCCCAGGCGCAGAGCGCGGCGTCGCTGGTGCCGTCGCTGCTGTCGCGCGGCGTGCGGCGCTTCCGCGTGGAGTTCGTGCGCGAGTCGCGAGAGGAGTCCGCGCGCGTGCTGGGCGCGTACCAGGAGCTGCTCGCGGGCCGCATCTCCCCCGCCGAGGCCGTGCGCCGCGCCGCGGTGCACGAGCAATTCGGTGTGACCCAGGGCACGATGAAGGTGCTCAATCCCACCTTCTCCCTCCAGAAGTAG
- a CDS encoding SDR family oxidoreductase — MADGVFKDGLLAGKVAFISGGSSGINLGIAEAFVKAGAKVAINGRNVEKLEGAVKGLRAHGTAMGVAADVRDYAAIQKALEEVKAAYGELDILVCGAAGNFPAPALGISSNGFKAVMDIDVLGTFNLCRAGFEHLRKPGASVINISAPQAYLPMAMQAHVCAAKAGVDMLTRVLALEWGGAGVRVNAITPGPIEDTEGMRRLAPSEEGHQKLAQALPLQRFGTKADISRLALFLSSDAASYITGSIMVCDGGQSLLGGAALMAALGM; from the coding sequence ATGGCTGATGGCGTGTTCAAGGACGGGCTGCTGGCGGGCAAGGTGGCGTTCATCTCGGGCGGCAGCAGTGGCATCAACCTCGGCATCGCCGAGGCGTTCGTGAAGGCGGGCGCGAAGGTCGCCATCAACGGCCGCAACGTGGAGAAGCTGGAGGGCGCGGTGAAGGGCCTGCGGGCCCACGGCACCGCGATGGGCGTCGCCGCGGACGTGCGCGACTACGCCGCCATCCAGAAGGCGCTGGAGGAGGTGAAGGCCGCCTACGGCGAGCTGGACATCCTCGTCTGTGGCGCGGCTGGCAACTTCCCCGCGCCCGCGCTGGGCATCTCCTCCAACGGCTTCAAGGCGGTGATGGACATCGACGTGCTGGGCACCTTCAACCTGTGTCGCGCCGGCTTCGAACACCTGCGCAAGCCCGGCGCCTCCGTCATCAACATCTCCGCGCCCCAGGCCTATCTGCCCATGGCCATGCAGGCCCACGTCTGCGCCGCCAAGGCCGGCGTGGACATGCTCACCCGCGTGCTGGCCCTGGAGTGGGGCGGCGCGGGCGTGCGCGTCAACGCAATCACCCCCGGCCCCATCGAGGACACCGAGGGCATGCGCCGGCTCGCCCCCAGTGAGGAGGGCCACCAGAAGCTCGCCCAGGCCCTGCCGCTCCAGCGCTTCGGCACCAAGGCGGACATCTCCCGCCTGGCCCTGTTCCTGTCCTCGGACGCCGCCTCCTACATCACCGGCTCCATCATGGTCTGCGACGGCGGTCAGTCCCTGCTGGGCGGCGCCGCCCTCATGGCCGCGCTCGGGATGTAG
- a CDS encoding prephenate dehydrogenase/arogenate dehydrogenase family protein — protein MTETVGLLGYGRFGQALSGLLSDAGVAHRVVDPRRDEVPPKLLAGSLEELVGWASVVVLAMPVSSMRASLEALRPLLTPRHVVIDVGSVKVRPVRMLASVLGRDIPWAGTHPLFGPASLARGDARRTVVCPNELHPEAVRRARALFERLDCEVTEMSPEAHDALMARTHVLTFFLAHGLVKAGVGKDLPFAPPSFQPVARLEEYARREVPHLFSVVQSENPYAREARVGLLEALNQLHLGLEATGRATPSEPLAPPPGLTDVRERIDGVDRELVALLGRRARLVQEAARVKAAHGLPFPDEQREASMLEEWRRWAGQEGLETGALEDLFRAVLRLSRDSV, from the coding sequence ATGACGGAGACGGTGGGGTTGCTGGGCTACGGCCGGTTCGGCCAGGCGCTCTCGGGGCTGTTGTCGGACGCGGGCGTCGCGCATCGCGTGGTGGACCCGCGCCGGGACGAGGTGCCGCCGAAGCTGCTGGCGGGCTCGCTGGAGGAGCTGGTCGGGTGGGCCTCCGTGGTGGTCCTCGCGATGCCCGTGTCGTCGATGCGGGCGTCGCTGGAGGCGCTCCGGCCGTTGCTGACGCCCCGACACGTCGTCATCGACGTGGGCAGCGTGAAGGTGCGGCCTGTGCGGATGCTGGCCTCCGTGCTGGGGCGGGACATCCCCTGGGCCGGGACGCATCCGCTCTTCGGGCCCGCGAGCCTCGCGCGAGGCGACGCGCGGCGCACGGTGGTGTGTCCGAACGAGCTCCACCCGGAGGCAGTGCGACGCGCGAGGGCGCTGTTCGAGCGGCTCGACTGCGAGGTGACGGAGATGTCGCCGGAGGCGCACGACGCGCTGATGGCCCGCACGCACGTGCTCACCTTCTTCCTGGCCCATGGGCTGGTGAAGGCGGGCGTGGGCAAGGACCTGCCCTTCGCGCCCCCGAGCTTCCAGCCCGTGGCGCGGCTGGAGGAGTACGCGCGGCGCGAGGTGCCGCACCTGTTCTCCGTCGTCCAGTCGGAGAACCCCTATGCGCGTGAGGCGCGCGTGGGCCTGCTCGAGGCGCTGAACCAGCTGCACCTGGGGCTGGAGGCGACGGGGCGCGCCACGCCGTCCGAGCCGCTCGCTCCGCCGCCCGGGCTCACCGACGTCCGCGAGCGCATCGACGGGGTGGACAGGGAGCTGGTGGCGCTGCTGGGGCGACGGGCCCGGCTCGTCCAGGAGGCCGCCCGGGTGAAGGCCGCGCACGGCCTGCCATTCCCCGACGAGCAGCGCGAGGCGTCCATGCTGGAGGAGTGGCGCCGGTGGGCCGGACAGGAGGGACTGGAGACCGGCGCGCTGGAGGACCTGTTCCGCGCGGTGTTGCGGCTCTCCCGGGACTCCGTGTGA
- a CDS encoding tetratricopeptide repeat protein, protein MRNLLVSLFLLPAILAVQCVVMGEGLSWISLVNVALFPVVMLGSIALHEAGHALVARAVGLQVLRVELGVGRSVWNRKLGGTLVVLNTFPTLGVTYIGASSERALRPRWWLTILGGPAVTAALVWGLWPSTTFARGLVEALLPLEAFGYRLAVRELLLFFNLWVLFINLVPLQVVLRSQGLVNDGSRLFAIPFASQDEVRTLLEMPVIIETGERIEQRDFAGARALVDDALARHPTSVNVRNTLGLLQLAVGEHAEAHATFLELLRATPPNGAAYWFLRNNVAWTSFLLRRDELRADADRHSAAVHGRHPHAPPIMNTRGAVLVWLGRAAEAIPLLERAFTTTSAPSSRASVAFVLVLAHAQLGEYEKAATWLTRAEANDPDGHSPLREEARASLTPPRQEAADSGMDLAASR, encoded by the coding sequence GTGCGAAACCTCCTCGTCAGCCTCTTCCTCCTGCCCGCCATCCTCGCCGTCCAGTGCGTCGTGATGGGCGAGGGCCTGTCCTGGATTTCGCTCGTCAACGTGGCCCTCTTCCCCGTCGTGATGCTGGGCAGCATCGCGCTGCACGAGGCCGGGCACGCGCTGGTGGCCCGGGCGGTGGGGTTGCAGGTGCTCCGCGTCGAGCTTGGCGTGGGCCGCTCCGTCTGGAACCGCAAGCTGGGTGGGACCCTCGTGGTGCTGAACACCTTCCCCACGCTTGGCGTGACCTATATCGGCGCGTCGTCCGAGCGCGCGCTGCGCCCCCGCTGGTGGCTCACGATCCTCGGTGGGCCCGCCGTCACCGCGGCCCTGGTGTGGGGACTCTGGCCGTCGACGACCTTCGCGCGGGGGCTGGTGGAGGCCCTCCTGCCGCTGGAAGCGTTCGGGTATCGGCTCGCCGTCCGGGAGCTGCTCCTGTTCTTCAACCTGTGGGTGCTCTTCATCAACCTCGTGCCCCTCCAGGTGGTGCTCCGGAGCCAGGGCCTGGTCAATGACGGCTCACGGCTGTTCGCCATCCCGTTCGCATCCCAGGACGAGGTGCGGACCCTGCTCGAGATGCCCGTCATCATCGAGACGGGCGAGCGCATCGAGCAGCGGGACTTCGCTGGCGCGCGGGCGCTCGTCGACGACGCGCTCGCGCGACACCCCACCTCCGTCAACGTGCGCAACACGCTCGGCCTGCTCCAGCTCGCCGTGGGCGAGCACGCCGAGGCGCACGCCACCTTCCTCGAACTCCTGCGGGCGACGCCTCCCAATGGGGCGGCCTACTGGTTCCTGCGCAACAACGTGGCCTGGACGTCCTTCCTCCTCCGACGGGATGAGCTGCGCGCGGACGCGGACCGCCACTCGGCCGCGGTCCACGGGCGGCATCCCCATGCCCCACCCATCATGAACACGCGGGGCGCCGTCCTCGTCTGGCTCGGCCGGGCCGCCGAGGCGATTCCCCTCCTCGAGCGCGCCTTCACGACCACCAGCGCGCCCTCGAGTCGCGCCTCCGTCGCGTTCGTCCTCGTGCTGGCCCACGCCCAGTTGGGGGAGTACGAGAAGGCCGCGACCTGGCTGACCCGCGCCGAGGCGAACGACCCGGACGGCCACTCCCCCCTCCGTGAAGAGGCCCGCGCATCGCTCACCCCACCCCGGCAAGAGGCCGCTGACTCCGGGATGGACCTCGCGGCGTCACGCTGA
- the dnaE gene encoding DNA polymerase III subunit alpha, with the protein MSFTHLHLHTLYSLLDGAIRMKDLIKTVKEKGMTSVAVTDHGNMFGAIDFYKKAKDAGIKPILGMEAYVAGPKGREDRSEKVSHHLILIAKNAEGYANLRYLSSTAYMQGFYYHPRIDKKVLAEHSKGLFALTACLGGEITSACFRGDMDHARRAAQEYKDIFEPGHFFLEVQSNGMPEQDKANENLMQLSRDLDLPLCATADAHYIKREDARAHELLMCIASGKTLADNKRLRHSTDKLYVTSPTEMLEFFKDTPEAVHNTQRIAEQCNLELKLGKPMLPTFKVPDSHTPDSYMAELAYEGLRERFKELAATVTYPIDREQYQARLSLEIGVIQKMGFSGYFLIVQDFINWAKKMGIPVGPGRGSGAGSLVAYALRITDVDPIPYNLLFERFLNPERVSMPDFDIDFCQDRRDEVIQYVGRKYGEMNVGQIITFGSLKAKSVLRDVCRVFALPFSEGDRIAKLVPEVLNITLKEAIEMEPRLKEMMEKPSNIGEVEGKPVTTKDVLEIALALEGLHRQPGMHAAGVVIADKPLWEFVPVYQPPGEKTLITQFAKDEVEAAGLVKFDFLGLKTLTVIQHALDLVKRNHGKDIPRHEIPLDDDKVWQLMAEGDTAGVFQMESSGFTEMVVKLKPSCFEDVIAAGALYRPGPLDSGMVDVFINRKHGREKVTYPHPALEPVLKDTYGVIVYQEQVMQISQVLGGYTLGRADLLRRAMGKKKAEVMQAERAGFLEGCAKNNVDLKVAGEIFDLMEKFAEYGFNKSHSAAYGLVTIHTAWLKAHYPCEFMAALLSSEKDNTDKVVKHIGEARESGLQVLPPDVNQSDLHFGAVEGKIRFGLGAIKGVGENAIESILEARKDGPFKSLFDFCERVDSRRVNRKVLEALVKAGAFDFEKRPRRQLFDTIEKAMNRGSASQKDKAAGQSSLFGMLAAPSSGGGGGLQDDYVQVEEWSEKERLALEKEAIGFYVSGHPLHQYDKELKRYAKPITAVQRARKDDKITVAGIVAALRERPTKTGKRMAWVTIEDLSGSIELVCFPGKDGTRSVMGKDGKWSKQGPKPGFEHWEHLLKSDDPILVSGTVQISQRDEDTPMAELIVDDIQSLKAVREKRTKRLELRVPADLLTEERLQKLNALAKQYAGATPVAVSVLFKGEGEALIGNTSLKVQVHDDLLLAVDRLFGMRVVEFG; encoded by the coding sequence ATGTCCTTTACCCACCTTCACCTGCATACCCTCTACTCACTGCTCGATGGGGCCATCCGGATGAAGGACCTCATCAAGACGGTGAAGGAGAAGGGGATGACGAGCGTGGCCGTGACGGACCACGGCAACATGTTCGGCGCCATCGACTTCTACAAGAAGGCGAAGGACGCGGGCATCAAGCCCATCCTCGGCATGGAGGCCTACGTCGCGGGTCCCAAGGGCCGCGAGGACCGCTCGGAGAAGGTGTCCCACCACCTCATCCTCATCGCGAAGAACGCGGAGGGCTACGCCAACCTCCGCTACCTGTCCTCCACCGCGTACATGCAGGGCTTCTACTACCACCCGCGCATCGACAAGAAGGTGCTCGCGGAGCACAGCAAGGGCCTGTTCGCCCTCACCGCGTGCCTGGGTGGCGAAATCACCAGCGCGTGCTTCCGCGGCGACATGGACCACGCCCGCCGCGCGGCGCAGGAATACAAGGACATCTTCGAGCCCGGGCACTTCTTCCTGGAGGTGCAGTCCAACGGGATGCCGGAGCAGGACAAGGCGAACGAGAACCTGATGCAGCTGTCGCGGGACCTGGACCTCCCGCTGTGCGCCACCGCGGACGCGCACTACATCAAGCGCGAGGACGCGCGCGCCCACGAACTGCTCATGTGCATCGCCAGCGGCAAGACGCTGGCGGACAACAAGCGCCTGCGCCACTCCACGGACAAGCTCTACGTCACCAGCCCCACGGAGATGCTGGAGTTCTTCAAGGACACGCCGGAGGCGGTCCACAACACCCAGCGCATCGCCGAGCAGTGCAACCTGGAGCTGAAGCTGGGCAAGCCCATGCTGCCCACCTTCAAGGTGCCCGACAGCCACACGCCCGACAGCTACATGGCGGAGCTGGCCTACGAGGGCCTGCGCGAGCGCTTCAAGGAGCTGGCCGCCACCGTCACCTATCCCATCGACCGCGAGCAGTACCAGGCGCGCCTGTCGCTGGAGATCGGCGTCATCCAGAAGATGGGGTTCAGCGGCTACTTCCTCATCGTCCAGGACTTCATCAACTGGGCGAAGAAGATGGGCATCCCCGTGGGCCCGGGCCGTGGCTCCGGCGCCGGCAGCCTGGTGGCCTACGCGCTGCGAATCACCGACGTGGACCCCATCCCCTACAACCTCCTGTTCGAGCGCTTCCTCAACCCGGAGCGCGTGTCGATGCCGGACTTCGATATCGACTTCTGCCAGGACCGGCGCGACGAGGTCATCCAGTACGTCGGCCGCAAGTACGGCGAGATGAACGTGGGGCAGATCATCACCTTCGGCTCGCTCAAGGCCAAGAGCGTGCTGCGCGACGTGTGCCGCGTGTTCGCGCTGCCGTTCAGCGAGGGTGACCGCATCGCCAAGCTGGTGCCGGAGGTGCTCAACATCACCTTGAAGGAGGCCATCGAGATGGAGCCTCGCCTCAAGGAGATGATGGAGAAGCCCTCCAACATCGGCGAGGTGGAGGGCAAGCCCGTCACGACGAAGGACGTGCTCGAGATCGCGCTCGCGCTGGAGGGCCTGCACCGCCAGCCTGGCATGCACGCGGCCGGCGTGGTCATCGCGGACAAGCCCCTGTGGGAGTTCGTGCCCGTCTACCAGCCGCCCGGTGAGAAGACGCTCATCACCCAGTTCGCCAAGGACGAGGTCGAGGCCGCGGGCCTGGTGAAGTTCGACTTCCTCGGCCTGAAGACGCTCACCGTGATTCAGCACGCGCTCGACCTGGTCAAGCGCAACCACGGCAAGGACATCCCCCGTCACGAGATTCCGCTCGACGACGACAAGGTCTGGCAGCTGATGGCCGAGGGCGACACGGCCGGCGTCTTCCAGATGGAGTCCAGCGGCTTCACCGAAATGGTGGTGAAGCTCAAGCCGTCCTGCTTCGAGGACGTCATCGCCGCCGGCGCGCTCTACCGCCCGGGTCCGCTGGACTCCGGCATGGTGGACGTGTTCATCAACCGCAAGCACGGGCGCGAGAAGGTGACGTACCCGCACCCCGCGCTGGAGCCGGTGCTCAAGGACACGTACGGCGTCATCGTGTACCAGGAGCAGGTGATGCAGATCTCGCAGGTCCTGGGTGGCTACACCCTGGGCCGCGCGGACCTGCTCCGCCGCGCGATGGGCAAGAAGAAGGCCGAGGTCATGCAGGCCGAGCGCGCCGGCTTCCTCGAGGGCTGCGCGAAGAACAACGTCGACCTCAAGGTCGCCGGTGAAATCTTCGACCTCATGGAGAAGTTCGCCGAGTACGGCTTCAACAAGAGCCACTCGGCCGCCTACGGCCTGGTCACCATCCACACCGCGTGGCTCAAGGCGCACTACCCCTGCGAGTTCATGGCGGCCCTTCTCTCCAGCGAGAAGGACAACACGGACAAGGTGGTGAAGCACATCGGCGAGGCGCGCGAGTCGGGCCTCCAGGTGCTCCCGCCGGACGTCAACCAGTCCGACCTGCACTTCGGCGCCGTCGAGGGGAAGATCCGCTTCGGCCTGGGCGCCATCAAGGGCGTGGGCGAGAACGCCATCGAGTCCATCCTGGAGGCGCGCAAGGACGGGCCCTTCAAGAGCCTCTTCGACTTCTGCGAGCGCGTGGACAGCCGCCGCGTCAACCGCAAGGTGCTGGAGGCGCTGGTGAAGGCCGGCGCGTTCGACTTCGAGAAGCGCCCGCGCCGGCAGCTCTTCGACACCATCGAGAAGGCGATGAACCGCGGCTCGGCCAGCCAGAAGGACAAGGCCGCGGGGCAGAGCTCGCTGTTCGGCATGCTCGCCGCCCCGTCGTCGGGCGGCGGCGGTGGGCTCCAGGACGACTACGTCCAGGTGGAGGAGTGGTCGGAGAAGGAGCGGTTGGCGCTGGAGAAGGAGGCCATCGGCTTCTACGTGTCCGGCCACCCGCTGCACCAGTACGACAAGGAGCTCAAGCGCTACGCCAAGCCCATCACCGCCGTGCAGCGCGCGCGCAAGGACGACAAGATCACCGTCGCCGGCATCGTCGCGGCGCTGCGCGAGCGTCCCACCAAGACGGGCAAGCGCATGGCGTGGGTGACCATCGAGGACCTGTCCGGCTCCATCGAGCTGGTGTGCTTCCCGGGCAAGGACGGCACCCGCAGCGTGATGGGCAAGGACGGCAAGTGGTCGAAGCAGGGGCCCAAGCCGGGCTTCGAGCACTGGGAGCACCTGCTCAAGTCGGACGACCCCATCCTCGTGTCGGGCACGGTGCAGATCAGCCAGCGCGACGAGGACACGCCCATGGCGGAGCTCATCGTCGACGACATCCAGAGCCTGAAGGCGGTGCGCGAGAAGCGCACCAAGCGGCTGGAGCTGCGCGTGCCGGCGGACCTGCTCACCGAGGAGCGGCTGCAGAAGCTCAACGCGCTGGCGAAGCAGTACGCGGGCGCCACGCCGGTGGCCGTCAGCGTGCTCTTCAAGGGCGAGGGCGAGGCGCTCATCGGCAACACGTCCCTCAAGGTCCAGGTGCACGACGACCTGCTCCTGGCGGTGGACCGGTTGTTCGGCATGCGCGTGGTGGAGTTCGGCTGA